In Fusobacterium canifelinum, a genomic segment contains:
- a CDS encoding GNAT family N-acetyltransferase, translating into MECKIIKNDTNYNLNDLTKLLNTSYWAKDRKKETVKKTVENSLCYFAYDTDKNKLIGFARAITDYTTNYYICDVIVNEEYRGEGIGKKLVETLTNDEDLVHVRGLLITKDAKKFYEKFGFYNKEDVMQKDKK; encoded by the coding sequence ATGGAATGTAAAATTATTAAAAATGATACTAACTATAATTTAAATGATTTAACAAAACTATTAAATACTTCATATTGGGCAAAGGATAGAAAAAAGGAAACTGTAAAGAAAACAGTAGAAAACTCTCTATGTTATTTTGCTTATGATACAGATAAAAATAAATTAATTGGTTTTGCACGAGCAATAACAGACTATACTACAAATTATTATATATGTGATGTAATAGTAAATGAAGAATATAGAGGAGAAGGAATAGGAAAAAAATTAGTTGAAACATTGACTAATGATGAGGACTTAGTCCATGTAAGAGGTTTACTAATTACAAAAGATGCTAAGAAATTTTATGAAAAATTTGGTTTTTATAATAAAGAAGATGTTATGCAAAAGGATAAAAAATAA
- a CDS encoding B12-binding domain-containing radical SAM protein, translated as MKIAFLRPNLGGQRSNDAIEPLGFAVLSGLTDRKKHEVVLFDERIEDIPMDLEVDLVVITTFTLTAKRAYTIADNYRKKGIYVVIGGYHASLIPEEVQEYADTVFVGSAEGNWARFLIELENGNPQKVYEEIKLPDISEVVYDRSLFKDKRYSFVVPVQFGRGCMHQCEFCTIGSVHKGDYAHRKVELVIEEIKEIFKTNKRAKVIYFVDDNIFANKKKALHLFNELKKLKIKWACQGSIDIAKDEELVKLMSDSGCIEMLLGFENINIMNIKKMNKKSNYDFDYENIIRIFKKYRILVHASYVIGYDYDTKDYFQEILDFSNKHKFFLAGFNPALPIPGTPFYDRLKNEGRLLYDKWWLDDDFRYGKAAYTPHNMTVEEFEAGILRCKVEYNTHKNIWSRLFDGAANFRHALIFLAVNYINRKEIYNKKGIKL; from the coding sequence ATGAAAATAGCATTTTTAAGACCTAATTTGGGTGGACAACGCTCAAATGATGCAATAGAACCACTAGGCTTTGCAGTTTTATCAGGACTTACAGATAGAAAAAAACATGAAGTTGTATTATTTGATGAAAGAATAGAAGATATCCCAATGGATTTAGAAGTTGATTTAGTTGTAATAACAACTTTTACTTTAACAGCAAAAAGAGCCTATACAATAGCGGATAATTATAGGAAAAAAGGTATTTATGTTGTTATTGGTGGCTATCATGCTTCACTTATTCCAGAAGAAGTTCAAGAATATGCAGATACTGTTTTTGTTGGAAGTGCAGAAGGAAATTGGGCAAGATTTTTAATTGAGTTAGAAAATGGAAATCCACAGAAAGTATATGAAGAAATTAAATTACCTGATATCAGTGAGGTAGTCTATGATAGAAGTTTATTCAAAGATAAAAGATATTCTTTTGTTGTACCTGTTCAATTCGGTAGAGGTTGTATGCACCAATGTGAATTTTGTACTATAGGTTCTGTTCATAAGGGAGATTATGCCCATAGAAAAGTGGAACTTGTAATAGAAGAAATTAAAGAAATTTTTAAGACTAATAAAAGAGCAAAAGTTATATATTTTGTAGATGATAATATATTTGCAAATAAAAAGAAAGCTTTACACTTATTTAATGAGTTAAAAAAATTAAAAATAAAATGGGCTTGTCAAGGAAGTATTGATATAGCAAAAGATGAAGAATTAGTAAAACTTATGTCAGATTCAGGTTGTATTGAAATGCTTTTAGGTTTTGAAAATATAAATATAATGAATATTAAAAAGATGAATAAAAAATCTAATTATGACTTTGACTATGAAAATATTATAAGAATATTTAAAAAATATAGAATTTTAGTTCATGCAAGTTATGTAATAGGTTATGACTATGATACAAAGGATTATTTTCAAGAAATTCTAGATTTTTCAAATAAACATAAATTTTTCTTGGCAGGTTTCAATCCAGCATTACCTATTCCAGGAACTCCTTTTTATGACAGATTAAAGAATGAAGGAAGATTACTATATGATAAATGGTGGCTAGATGATGATTTTAGATATGGGAAAGCTGCTTATACTCCACATAATATGACAGTGGAAGAATTTGAAGCAGGAATATTAAGATGTAAAGTAGAATACAATACTCATAAAAATATATGGTCAAGATTATTTGATGGAGCAGCAAATTTTAGACATGCTTTGATTTTTCTAGCAGTTAATTATATAAATAGGAAAGAAATTTACAATAAAAAAGGTATAAAATTATGA
- a CDS encoding B12-binding domain-containing radical SAM protein — protein MRIMLVLAKDNIYRFDSLHQRKYYPQITLITLESLIDKKYNAEIVLVDEGVEEYDATSSKYSDEKFDLICISAVISASRRAKEISKFWKDRGAYVQIGGHYATVLSDEALEYFDTVIKGPAEIAFSSFIKDFVEGNPKREYFELVGNDFEYKPLNRKLLTNKKYYKSFGTIVANNGCPNKCTYCSVTKMYSGKNQLKNIDFVVNEIKSNKHKKWVFYDPNFLADKSYAINLMNELKKLKIKWTASATINIGNDIKMLQLMKESGCIGLVIGLESFIQENLNGVNKGFNNVKEYKRLVSTIQSYGISVLSTLMIGMETDTVESIRQIPDIIEEIGVDVPRYNILTPYPGTPFYEQLKAENRLLTTDWYYYDTETVVFQPKNMSPATLQEEFYKLWQDTFTFKRIFKRLKTSRNKGLKLILEIFSRQHAKKFKKYGKLDFIN, from the coding sequence ATGAGAATAATGTTAGTTTTAGCAAAGGATAATATATATAGATTTGACTCACTTCATCAAAGAAAATACTATCCTCAAATCACATTGATAACTTTGGAATCATTGATTGATAAAAAATATAATGCAGAGATTGTTCTAGTAGATGAGGGAGTGGAAGAATATGATGCAACTTCTTCAAAATATAGTGATGAGAAATTTGATTTAATTTGTATATCAGCTGTAATTTCTGCCTCAAGGAGAGCCAAAGAAATTTCAAAATTTTGGAAGGATAGAGGAGCTTATGTTCAAATAGGTGGACATTATGCCACTGTGCTTAGTGATGAAGCCTTAGAGTATTTTGATACTGTTATAAAAGGACCAGCTGAAATTGCATTTTCTTCATTTATAAAAGATTTTGTAGAAGGAAATCCTAAAAGAGAATATTTTGAATTAGTTGGAAATGACTTTGAGTATAAACCATTAAATAGAAAATTACTTACAAATAAAAAATATTATAAATCTTTTGGAACAATAGTAGCAAACAATGGTTGTCCTAACAAGTGTACTTATTGTTCAGTCACTAAAATGTATAGTGGAAAGAATCAATTGAAAAATATAGACTTTGTTGTAAATGAAATAAAATCAAATAAACATAAAAAATGGGTATTTTATGATCCAAACTTTTTAGCAGATAAAAGCTATGCAATTAATTTAATGAATGAATTGAAAAAATTAAAAATAAAATGGACTGCTTCAGCTACAATCAATATTGGAAATGATATAAAAATGTTACAATTAATGAAAGAGTCAGGTTGTATTGGTTTGGTTATTGGCTTAGAAAGTTTTATACAAGAAAATCTAAATGGAGTTAATAAAGGTTTTAATAATGTAAAAGAATATAAAAGATTGGTTAGTACGATACAATCTTATGGAATATCAGTTTTATCTACATTGATGATAGGTATGGAAACTGATACAGTTGAATCAATAAGACAGATACCAGATATTATTGAAGAAATTGGAGTAGATGTACCTAGATACAATATTTTAACTCCATATCCAGGAACACCTTTCTATGAACAATTAAAAGCTGAAAATAGATTACTTACAACAGACTGGTATTATTATGACACTGAAACAGTTGTATTCCAACCTAAGAATATGAGTCCTGCCACTTTACAAGAAGAATTTTATAAACTATGGCAAGACACATTCACTTTTAAAAGAATATTTAAAAGATTAAAGACTTCAAGGAATAAGGGACTAAAATTGATATTAGAAATTTTTTCAAGACAACATGCTAAGAAATTTAAAAAGTATGGCAAACTAGATTTCATAAATTAA
- a CDS encoding B12-binding domain-containing radical SAM protein, with protein sequence MKITFILPAIGKKKGQRYIKTWKHMEPLMIAVLKSLTPNNIETNFMDDRNELINYDEKTDLVVISVETYTAKRAYEIAKKFREKGVKVLAGGYHPTVEPEECLENFDSIIVGNAENVWLKMLEDCKNNNLQEKYFGTSTSFAMPDRSIYKDRKYSPLALIETGRGCNFSCEFCAIHSYYEKKYYRRPVEEVVQDIKNSGKKYVFFIDDNFVADHSYALEICKAIAPLKIKWVTQGAITMAKNDELLYWMKKSGCKMVLIGYESMNPNILKDMGKGWRSSVGEINELTKKIHSYGIGIYATFVFGFGDDSQEVFDETVKFAKKHSFFFAAFNHLVPFPKTGVYKRLKEEKRLLSDKWWLDSKYPYGRISFLPLDQTPDELSKKCANARKKFFEWSSILKRAFVQFKRSFDLGMFFIFLTQNFNLKNEVLEKYDLPYADNLDEMPK encoded by the coding sequence TTGAAAATTACATTTATATTACCAGCTATTGGTAAAAAGAAAGGGCAAAGATATATAAAGACTTGGAAGCATATGGAGCCTTTGATGATAGCAGTTTTAAAATCTTTAACACCTAATAATATAGAAACAAATTTTATGGACGATAGAAATGAGTTAATAAACTATGATGAAAAAACAGACTTAGTTGTTATTTCTGTTGAAACATATACTGCGAAAAGGGCTTATGAAATAGCTAAAAAATTTAGAGAAAAAGGTGTAAAAGTTCTTGCAGGAGGATATCACCCAACTGTTGAACCAGAAGAATGTTTAGAAAACTTTGATTCAATAATTGTGGGAAATGCTGAAAATGTTTGGTTAAAAATGTTAGAAGATTGTAAAAATAATAATTTACAAGAGAAATATTTTGGTACAAGTACATCATTTGCTATGCCAGATAGAAGTATTTACAAAGATAGAAAGTATTCACCTTTAGCCCTTATAGAAACAGGTAGAGGTTGTAACTTTAGTTGTGAATTCTGTGCTATACATTCATATTATGAGAAGAAATATTATCGTAGACCTGTGGAAGAAGTTGTGCAAGATATTAAAAATTCAGGTAAGAAATATGTATTTTTTATAGATGATAACTTTGTTGCTGACCATAGTTATGCCTTAGAAATTTGTAAGGCAATAGCCCCCCTTAAAATTAAATGGGTAACACAAGGTGCAATCACTATGGCAAAAAATGATGAGTTACTTTATTGGATGAAGAAAAGTGGTTGTAAGATGGTACTTATAGGCTATGAATCAATGAATCCTAACATATTAAAAGATATGGGAAAAGGGTGGAGAAGTTCAGTTGGAGAAATAAATGAACTTACAAAAAAAATTCATAGTTATGGAATAGGAATTTATGCTACCTTTGTTTTTGGATTTGGAGATGATAGTCAAGAAGTTTTTGATGAAACAGTTAAATTTGCAAAGAAACATTCATTTTTCTTTGCAGCCTTTAATCATTTAGTACCCTTCCCAAAAACAGGAGTATATAAAAGATTGAAAGAAGAAAAAAGACTTTTAAGTGATAAATGGTGGTTAGATTCAAAATATCCTTATGGTAGAATTTCATTTTTACCATTAGACCAAACACCAGATGAATTATCAAAAAAATGTGCCAATGCCAGAAAGAAATTCTTTGAATGGTCTTCCATTTTGAAAAGAGCCTTTGTTCAATTCAAACGTAGCTTTGATTTAGGAATGTTCTTTATCTTCTTGACACAAAACTTTAATTTAAAAAATGAAGTTTTAGAAAAATACGATTTGCCTTATGCAGATAATTTAGATGAAATGCCAAAATAG
- a CDS encoding lysophospholipid acyltransferase family protein, giving the protein MIILKLIFDFIIYLIFLIFISIFKILPSKIKLKFSEFLGLLLYYLIPKGRKLSLKNLNLILNEQYNYNLTENQIKDIAIKSYKNTMKSFLLPFWIYEYGEKYPPIIHNLELLEKLKETNDRIILATLHYGFFHMSMYPIIDEPMFIIVRPVPNKFIEAYMNKIRFKKNMLSFTEQNIKALFKHKKSKGFFIMLNDVRKPDGEKVTFFNLPTTASGFTAFFSIRENLPIIVVHNEVDSNNICNIYINEIIYPENYTDKNNLTDKLLKVYEKIILNNPEQWYWFQDRWR; this is encoded by the coding sequence GTGATAATATTGAAACTAATATTTGATTTTATAATCTATCTTATATTTCTAATATTTATATCTATTTTTAAAATCTTACCTAGTAAAATCAAATTAAAATTTTCTGAATTTCTAGGGCTTCTTTTATATTACTTAATTCCAAAGGGTAGAAAGTTATCTTTAAAAAATTTAAATCTAATTTTAAATGAACAGTATAATTATAATTTAACAGAAAATCAAATTAAAGATATAGCTATTAAATCTTATAAAAATACTATGAAGTCTTTTTTACTACCATTTTGGATTTATGAATATGGCGAAAAATATCCACCTATTATTCATAACTTAGAACTATTAGAAAAATTAAAAGAAACAAATGATAGAATTATTTTAGCCACATTACATTATGGATTTTTTCATATGAGTATGTATCCTATCATAGATGAACCAATGTTTATAATAGTTAGACCTGTTCCCAATAAATTTATTGAAGCTTATATGAATAAAATTAGATTTAAGAAAAATATGCTTTCTTTCACTGAACAAAATATTAAAGCACTTTTTAAACATAAGAAATCAAAAGGTTTCTTTATTATGTTAAATGATGTTAGAAAACCTGATGGAGAAAAAGTGACATTTTTTAATTTACCAACAACAGCCTCAGGTTTCACTGCATTTTTTTCTATAAGAGAAAATTTACCTATTATTGTTGTTCATAATGAAGTGGATAGTAATAATATTTGTAATATCTATATTAATGAAATTATCTACCCTGAAAACTATACTGATAAAAATAATTTAACAGATAAACTTCTAAAAGTCTATGAGAAAATTATTTTAAACAATCCAGAGCAATGGTATTGGTTTCAAGATAGATGGAGATAG
- a CDS encoding MBL fold metallo-hydrolase encodes MINKVKLGLNNLYLFENNNGDYLLLDTGLACKEDLILNKINKVIGDYNKIKVIVITHSHSDHIGNLKLLLDKIKREDKIVIIHSDAKEIILSGEKIIPNGFYKFTKYISKKLKLKFSKEFQKGLKNLSEEDLKYVVFLDFKDYEEFSLNKYGFENLKIIYTAGHSSDSISLAYNDEYLFCGDMVQNLFFKYPLIPLFGDDIKELISSWKKAIEKGYLRIYPATSKSYILREDLIKKLEKYE; translated from the coding sequence ATGATAAATAAAGTAAAATTAGGATTAAACAATTTATATTTATTTGAAAACAATAATGGTGATTACTTATTGCTTGATACAGGTTTAGCTTGTAAAGAAGATTTAATCTTAAATAAAATCAATAAAGTTATTGGAGATTATAATAAGATTAAAGTAATAGTGATTACCCATTCTCATTCTGACCATATTGGAAATTTAAAATTATTGTTAGATAAAATTAAAAGAGAAGATAAAATTGTAATAATACATAGTGATGCTAAAGAAATTATACTTTCAGGAGAAAAAATAATTCCTAATGGTTTCTATAAATTTACAAAATATATTTCTAAAAAATTGAAATTAAAATTTTCAAAAGAGTTTCAAAAAGGTTTAAAAAATCTTTCGGAAGAGGATTTAAAATATGTAGTATTTCTAGATTTTAAAGATTATGAAGAATTTTCTTTAAATAAATATGGATTTGAGAATTTAAAAATAATTTATACCGCAGGTCATTCAAGTGATTCTATTTCACTTGCCTATAATGATGAATATTTATTTTGTGGAGATATGGTTCAAAACTTATTTTTTAAATATCCTCTGATTCCTCTTTTTGGAGATGATATTAAAGAATTGATTAGTTCTTGGAAAAAAGCCATAGAAAAAGGTTACTTAAGGATTTATCCTGCTACTTCTAAAAGCTATATTTTAAGGGAAGATTTGATTAAAAAATTGGAGAAATATGAATAA
- a CDS encoding GNAT family N-acetyltransferase, whose translation MNKIEFKIIKGNERSEEINEILNEEDMESSIQIRYIKYPSLFDSLKLDGVKDPLIVPGIDTTNNKIVGLGACTIFEDDIAYLNSFRIRKEYRNKVNFGNGYKKIIEELEKEGIDTIITTILDDNKMAKEILTKQRRNMPIYEFYKNITFYSIKNIKKNNIVVDDLYITDYKNFRIEIKNKPNKKYFVEDYKGIYKFLYKLRKIISIFGYPELPEKNTEMRFLYVDIIAKDNDYSDTLEAIKFLQNIGCSCDFFMIGTYENTSLDTQLKKIKSFKYKSKLYKVYYGEDKNKEKDIKFKFWNL comes from the coding sequence ATGAATAAGATAGAATTTAAAATTATAAAGGGAAATGAGAGAAGTGAAGAAATAAATGAAATTTTAAATGAAGAAGATATGGAAAGTTCTATACAAATTAGATATATAAAGTATCCTAGTCTTTTTGATTCATTGAAATTAGATGGAGTGAAAGACCCTCTTATTGTACCTGGAATAGATACTACAAATAATAAAATAGTTGGTTTGGGTGCTTGTACCATATTTGAAGATGATATTGCTTACTTAAATTCTTTTAGAATAAGAAAAGAGTATAGAAATAAGGTAAATTTTGGAAATGGCTATAAAAAGATTATAGAAGAATTAGAAAAAGAAGGAATAGACACAATTATAACAACTATTTTAGATGATAATAAAATGGCAAAGGAAATACTTACAAAACAAAGAAGAAATATGCCAATTTATGAATTTTATAAAAATATAACTTTTTATAGCATAAAAAATATTAAGAAAAATAATATAGTTGTAGATGATTTATATATAACAGACTATAAAAATTTCAGAATAGAAATTAAAAATAAGCCAAATAAAAAATATTTTGTTGAAGACTATAAAGGAATATATAAATTTTTATATAAACTAAGAAAAATTATTTCCATCTTTGGTTATCCAGAGCTACCAGAAAAAAACACTGAAATGAGATTTTTATATGTAGATATAATTGCAAAAGATAATGACTATAGTGACACTTTAGAAGCTATAAAGTTTTTACAAAATATAGGTTGTTCTTGTGATTTTTTTATGATAGGAACTTATGAAAATACTTCATTAGATACACAACTAAAAAAAATTAAGTCTTTTAAATATAAAAGTAAACTTTATAAAGTTTATTATGGAGAGGATAAAAATAAGGAAAAAGATATAAAATTTAAGTTTTGGAACTTATAA
- a CDS encoding GH3 auxin-responsive promoter family protein yields the protein MLAKVYLYIVHSIFLLFYKKEYKKYMNSRNILEIQENKLKEILENNKGTLYGKKYNFNKIKTIQDFQKGVPLTKYEDYLPYIEKIKMGEKHILTHEKVKMFELTSGSTSASKLIPYTDSLKKEFQAGIKVWLYSLYKKYPSLKFGKSYWSITPKIDFQSKEKSVIPIGFEEDSEYFGRFEKYLVDSIFVNPKDIKNEKDMDRFYFKTLSTLVAEKNIRLFSFWSPSLLLLLIEYLEKNSEKILKLLNKKRREEVRKYLENKEYHKIWKNLKLISCWGDMNSTEYLKKIKEIFPNTVIQEKGLLATEGFISFPDTEENLSKLSIYSHFFEFLSLDDNKIYNASEIEINKKYELIITTSGGLYRYCIGDIIEVISIKNKVPYIKFIGRRGAVSDLFGEKLEESFLKNIMETYKQKIDFYMFAPNKNHYILFIKTNKKIDVKDLENKLRENFHYDYCRTLGQLKEIKLFILTGNPEREYIEACQNKNQKLGNIKMTALSKESGWENIFTGYFQESEEK from the coding sequence ATGTTAGCAAAAGTTTATCTTTACATTGTTCATAGTATATTTTTACTCTTTTACAAAAAAGAATATAAGAAATATATGAACAGTAGAAATATTTTAGAGATACAAGAAAATAAATTAAAAGAGATTTTAGAAAATAATAAAGGTACTCTTTATGGAAAAAAATATAATTTTAATAAGATAAAAACTATTCAAGATTTTCAAAAAGGAGTTCCACTTACAAAATATGAAGATTACTTGCCCTATATAGAAAAAATAAAAATGGGAGAAAAGCATATTTTAACTCATGAAAAAGTTAAGATGTTTGAATTAACAAGTGGTTCAACTTCTGCAAGCAAGTTAATACCTTATACTGATAGTTTAAAAAAAGAGTTTCAAGCTGGGATAAAAGTTTGGTTATACTCTTTATATAAAAAATATCCTAGTTTAAAATTTGGAAAAAGTTATTGGAGTATCACCCCTAAAATAGATTTTCAATCCAAAGAAAAATCTGTTATCCCCATAGGTTTTGAAGAAGATAGTGAATATTTTGGAAGATTTGAAAAATATCTAGTAGATTCTATCTTTGTAAATCCTAAGGATATTAAAAATGAAAAAGATATGGATAGATTTTATTTTAAAACTCTTTCTACTCTTGTTGCTGAAAAAAATATTAGACTTTTTTCTTTTTGGAGTCCTAGTTTACTACTTTTATTAATAGAGTATTTAGAAAAGAATTCTGAAAAGATTTTAAAGCTTCTCAATAAAAAAAGAAGAGAAGAAGTAAGAAAATATCTAGAAAACAAAGAATATCACAAAATATGGAAAAACTTAAAACTTATAAGTTGCTGGGGAGATATGAATTCAACTGAATATCTAAAAAAGATTAAAGAAATTTTTCCTAATACAGTAATTCAAGAAAAAGGTTTACTTGCAACAGAAGGATTTATTTCATTTCCTGATACTGAAGAAAATCTTTCAAAATTAAGTATTTATTCACATTTTTTTGAATTTTTATCTTTAGATGATAATAAAATTTACAATGCTTCAGAAATTGAAATCAATAAAAAATATGAACTTATTATTACAACTTCTGGAGGCTTATATAGATATTGTATAGGAGATATTATAGAAGTTATCTCTATTAAAAATAAAGTTCCTTATATAAAATTTATAGGAAGAAGAGGAGCAGTATCCGATTTGTTTGGTGAGAAACTAGAGGAAAGTTTTTTGAAAAATATAATGGAAACTTATAAACAAAAAATAGATTTCTATATGTTTGCACCTAATAAAAATCACTATATACTTTTTATTAAAACCAATAAAAAAATAGATGTCAAAGATTTAGAAAATAAATTAAGAGAAAATTTTCACTATGACTATTGTAGAACATTAGGACAATTAAAAGAAATAAAATTATTTATACTAACTGGCAATCCTGAAAGAGAATATATAGAGGCTTGTCAAAATAAAAATCAAAAATTAGGAAATATAAAAATGACAGCTCTTTCAAAAGAAAGTGGTTGGGAAAATATCTTTACTGGATATTTTCAAGAAAGTGAGGAAAAATGA
- a CDS encoding B12-binding domain-containing radical SAM protein, which yields MKIAFLAPAGAMHRFNGSFGKSLHYAPLTLTTLAALIPENLNAEAKIYDETIETIPLDLEADIIVMTSITGTSQRCYAYADYFRKKGITVVLGGVHPSLMPEEASQHADVVMVGFAEQTFPQMLLDFKSGNLKRMYIQDKEFNLENKIIPRRELLQKEKYITTATVEVVRGCSLPCTFCAYPTAFGRKIYKRPIKEVLSEIEMFDEKIILFPDVNLIADREYAMRLFKEMKSLKKYWMGLVTSSVGIDENMIKTFADSGCKGLLIGFESITQESQSYINKGINKVADYAELMKKLHDYGILVQGCFAFGSDEEDTSVFERTVEAVVKAKIDLPRYSILTPFPKTQFYAQLEAENRIFEKNWAMYDVEHCVFTPKKMTVEELEKGTAWAWRETYSMKNIFKRLAPFTHSPWISLPLNIAYRKYADKYEHFTKEVMCDNSDIPIID from the coding sequence ATGAAAATAGCTTTTTTAGCCCCTGCTGGTGCAATGCACCGTTTTAATGGAAGTTTTGGAAAGAGCTTACATTATGCACCATTGACATTAACAACTTTAGCAGCATTAATTCCTGAAAATTTAAATGCTGAAGCAAAAATTTATGATGAAACCATTGAAACAATACCTTTAGACTTAGAAGCAGATATAATTGTTATGACTTCTATTACAGGAACATCACAAAGATGTTATGCTTATGCAGATTACTTTAGAAAAAAAGGAATTACAGTTGTTTTAGGTGGAGTTCATCCATCACTTATGCCAGAAGAAGCCTCTCAACATGCAGATGTTGTTATGGTGGGTTTTGCTGAACAAACATTCCCACAAATGCTTTTAGATTTTAAAAGTGGGAATTTAAAAAGAATGTATATTCAAGATAAAGAATTTAATTTAGAGAATAAAATAATACCTAGGAGAGAACTTTTACAAAAAGAAAAATATATAACAACTGCAACTGTAGAAGTTGTAAGAGGTTGTTCTTTACCTTGTACTTTTTGTGCTTATCCAACTGCCTTTGGAAGAAAAATTTATAAGAGACCTATAAAAGAAGTTTTAAGTGAAATTGAAATGTTTGATGAAAAGATTATTTTATTTCCAGATGTAAACTTAATTGCTGATAGAGAGTATGCAATGAGACTATTTAAAGAAATGAAATCTTTAAAAAAATATTGGATGGGCTTAGTTACTTCTTCTGTGGGTATAGATGAAAATATGATTAAAACTTTTGCTGATAGTGGTTGTAAAGGGCTATTAATTGGTTTTGAATCTATAACACAAGAATCGCAAAGTTATATCAATAAGGGTATAAATAAGGTTGCTGATTATGCAGAACTTATGAAAAAGCTTCATGACTATGGAATTTTAGTACAAGGATGTTTTGCCTTTGGAAGTGATGAAGAAGATACTTCTGTGTTTGAAAGAACTGTTGAGGCAGTTGTTAAAGCTAAAATTGATTTACCAAGATATAGTATTTTAACACCTTTCCCTAAAACACAATTCTATGCTCAACTTGAAGCAGAAAATAGAATATTTGAAAAAAATTGGGCTATGTATGATGTTGAACATTGTGTATTTACACCTAAGAAAATGACAGTTGAAGAACTAGAAAAAGGTACTGCTTGGGCTTGGAGAGAAACATATAGTATGAAAAATATTTTTAAAAGATTGGCTCCATTTACTCATAGTCCTTGGATATCTTTACCTTTAAACATAGCATATAGAAAATATGCAGATAAGTATGAACATTTTACAAAGGAAGTTATGTGTGATAACTCAGATATACCTATAATAGATTAA
- a CDS encoding TetR/AcrR family transcriptional regulator encodes MPKKVLFSKELILDKSFELFKEEGIESISARNVGKILDASPAPIYKSIGSMKNLKKELIKKAKTLFIEYLVKKRTGIKFLDIGMGISIFAREEKQLFLQVFSKDNIEGSLIDEFLNLIRDEIKKDERLIKIDKEKQEELLVSCWVFAHGLSTLIATGFFKDPNDKFIEKTLRDAPAKLFYEYIKKYSK; translated from the coding sequence ATGCCAAAAAAAGTTTTATTTTCAAAAGAGCTTATTTTAGATAAGTCATTTGAGTTATTTAAAGAAGAAGGAATTGAATCTATAAGTGCTAGAAATGTTGGGAAAATATTAGACGCTTCTCCTGCACCTATATATAAATCTATTGGTTCTATGAAAAATCTAAAAAAAGAATTGATAAAAAAAGCAAAAACTTTATTTATAGAGTATCTAGTAAAAAAAAGAACAGGAATAAAATTTCTAGATATAGGTATGGGGATTTCTATTTTTGCTCGTGAAGAAAAGCAACTTTTTTTGCAAGTATTTTCAAAGGATAATATTGAAGGCTCTTTAATTGATGAATTCTTAAATTTAATTCGTGATGAAATTAAAAAAGATGAAAGACTAATAAAAATAGATAAAGAAAAGCAGGAAGAATTGTTAGTTAGTTGTTGGGTGTTTGCTCATGGTCTATCAACTCTTATTGCAACAGGCTTTTTTAAAGATCCTAATGATAAATTTATAGAAAAAACTTTAAGAGATGCACCTGCAAAATTATTTTATGAATATATAAAAAAATATTCTAAATAA